Proteins found in one Anopheles aquasalis chromosome 3, idAnoAquaMG_Q_19, whole genome shotgun sequence genomic segment:
- the LOC126577309 gene encoding serine-enriched protein isoform X1, with product MPEVLPLSGMADAEPDLSTFENKSGLAEDMKFLASMPELCDVTFLVGETREPVCAVKAVLAARSRVFQKMLYQAPSPQRKKEPPPRENKLRLFLKRSSEPLLNLQNAAQQRSGFNQQLAPIAEPAGQQHQTLIIEEFEPDVFRQLIEYIHTGCVTLQPRTLLGVMNAADYYGLEELRRACGGFVQCCINVDTVCALLASAERYIQYKCTKSLVQKVLEFVDEHGNEVLNLGSFTLLPQHVVRLILAREELRADEFTKFQAALMWSKKYCDSNQNTPLKEVIGNFLEYIQFHKIPANVLMREVHPLGLVPYSIIMNALAYQADPASVDPGKLSPNSSRVRRARQSHGRSMSVQSSLDPYGSNTTLSSSGSSDPASGPPHSN from the exons ATGCCTGAAGTGTTGCCACTTTCTGGCATGGCTGACGCCGAGCCGGACCTCTCGACGTTCGAGAACAAGTCCGGCCTGGCGGAGGACATGAAGTTCCTCGCCTCCATGCCGGAGCTGTGCGACGTCACGTTCTTGGTGGGCGAAACGCGTGAGCCGGTCTGTGCCGTCAAGGCGGTACTGGCGGCCCGTTCGCGCGTCTTCCAGAAGATGCTCTACCAGGCACCGTCACCGCAGCGCAAGAAGGAACCACCGCCACGGGAGAACAAGCTACGGCTGTTCCTCAAGCGCTCCTCGGAACCGCTGCTCAATCTGCAGAATGCCGCCCAGCAG CGAAGCGGCTTCAATCAGCAACTAGCACCTATTGCGGAG CCTGctggacagcagcaccagacacTGATCATCGAAGAGTTCGAACCGGACGTCTTCCGGCAGCTGATCGAGTACATTCACACCGGCTGCGTAACGCTGCAACCGCGCACACTGCTCGGTGTCATGAACGCGGCCGATTACTACGGACTCGAGGAGCTCCGTCGAGCTTGCGGTGGTTTCGTGCAGTGTTGCATCAACGTGGACACGGTCTGTGCCCTGTTGGCATCGGCCGAACGCTACATCCAGTACAAGTGCACCAAAAGTCTGGTCCAGAAGGTGCTGGAATTTGTCGACGAGCACGGTAACGAAGTGCTGAACTTGGGCAGCTTCACGCTACTGCCGCAGCACGTCGTCCGGCTAATACTGGCCCGGGAGGAACTGCGGGCGGACGAGTTCACCAAGTTCCAGGCGGCGTTGATGTGGAGCAAGAAGTATTGTGACTCGAACCAGAACACACCGTTGAAGGAGGTGATCGGGAACTTCCTCGAGTACATCCAGTTCCACAAGATTCCGGCCAATGTGCTGATGCGCGAGGTGCATCCGCTCGGCCTGGTGCCGTACTCGATCATTATGAACGCGCTGGCCTATCAG GCAGACCCAGCAAGTGTGGACCCCGGAAAGCTCTCCCCCAACTCCAGCCGAGTAAGGCGGGCCCGGCAGTCGCACGGCCGCTCGATGTCCGTGCAGAGTTCGCTTGACCCGTACGGGTCCAACACGACGCTTAGCTCTAGTGGCAGCAGTGATCCAGCTAGTGGACCACCTCATAGCAACTAA
- the LOC126577309 gene encoding serine-enriched protein isoform X2: MPEVLPLSGMADAEPDLSTFENKSGLAEDMKFLASMPELCDVTFLVGETREPVCAVKAVLAARSRVFQKMLYQAPSPQRKKEPPPRENKLRLFLKRSSEPLLNLQNAAQQPAGQQHQTLIIEEFEPDVFRQLIEYIHTGCVTLQPRTLLGVMNAADYYGLEELRRACGGFVQCCINVDTVCALLASAERYIQYKCTKSLVQKVLEFVDEHGNEVLNLGSFTLLPQHVVRLILAREELRADEFTKFQAALMWSKKYCDSNQNTPLKEVIGNFLEYIQFHKIPANVLMREVHPLGLVPYSIIMNALAYQTQQVWTPESSPPTPAE, translated from the exons ATGCCTGAAGTGTTGCCACTTTCTGGCATGGCTGACGCCGAGCCGGACCTCTCGACGTTCGAGAACAAGTCCGGCCTGGCGGAGGACATGAAGTTCCTCGCCTCCATGCCGGAGCTGTGCGACGTCACGTTCTTGGTGGGCGAAACGCGTGAGCCGGTCTGTGCCGTCAAGGCGGTACTGGCGGCCCGTTCGCGCGTCTTCCAGAAGATGCTCTACCAGGCACCGTCACCGCAGCGCAAGAAGGAACCACCGCCACGGGAGAACAAGCTACGGCTGTTCCTCAAGCGCTCCTCGGAACCGCTGCTCAATCTGCAGAATGCCGCCCAGCAG CCTGctggacagcagcaccagacacTGATCATCGAAGAGTTCGAACCGGACGTCTTCCGGCAGCTGATCGAGTACATTCACACCGGCTGCGTAACGCTGCAACCGCGCACACTGCTCGGTGTCATGAACGCGGCCGATTACTACGGACTCGAGGAGCTCCGTCGAGCTTGCGGTGGTTTCGTGCAGTGTTGCATCAACGTGGACACGGTCTGTGCCCTGTTGGCATCGGCCGAACGCTACATCCAGTACAAGTGCACCAAAAGTCTGGTCCAGAAGGTGCTGGAATTTGTCGACGAGCACGGTAACGAAGTGCTGAACTTGGGCAGCTTCACGCTACTGCCGCAGCACGTCGTCCGGCTAATACTGGCCCGGGAGGAACTGCGGGCGGACGAGTTCACCAAGTTCCAGGCGGCGTTGATGTGGAGCAAGAAGTATTGTGACTCGAACCAGAACACACCGTTGAAGGAGGTGATCGGGAACTTCCTCGAGTACATCCAGTTCCACAAGATTCCGGCCAATGTGCTGATGCGCGAGGTGCATCCGCTCGGCCTGGTGCCGTACTCGATCATTATGAACGCGCTGGCCTATCAG ACCCAGCAAGTGTGGACCCCGGAAAGCTCTCCCCCAACTCCAGCCGAGTAA